Proteins encoded together in one Mercenaria mercenaria strain notata chromosome 18, MADL_Memer_1, whole genome shotgun sequence window:
- the LOC123538758 gene encoding complement C1q-like protein 4 has translation MLAILIVSAALGLAAGQTSEVAFSAGLTHDQTVLHAETIIYDKVYTNVGGGYDATTGVFTCPTAGLYTFQFHTLAHQDKSSWLELYKNQEYIASIYGHTVNDFASGGNSVVLQLTVGDTVYIKAVDNSYGTDTNLYGQPDEVYSTFSGYLISTS, from the exons ATGTTGGCCATTTTGATCGTTAGTGCTGCTTTAGGACTAG CTGCTGGTCAGACCAGTGAAGTTGCCTTCTCAGCCGGCTTGACGCATGACCAAACTGTTCTGCACGCAGAGACTATAATCTACGACAAGGTTTATACAAATGTCGGTGGTGGTTACGACGCTACAACTGGCGTCTTTACCTGTCCAACAGCCGGTCTATATACATTCCAG TTTCATACGCTAGCTCACCAGGACAAGTCCTCATGGCTAGAGCTGTACAAGAATCAAGAGTATATTGCCTCAATTTACGGACACACAGTTAATGACTTTGCCAGTGGAGGAAACTCTGTAGTTCTTCAACTTACAGTAGGAGATACG GTATACATTAAAGCTGTGGACAACAGTTATGGTACAGATACCAATCTGTATGGCCAGCCTGACGAGGTCTACTCAACATTTAGTGGCTATCTTATTTCGACATCTTAA